From Brassica oleracea var. oleracea cultivar TO1000 chromosome C3, BOL, whole genome shotgun sequence, a single genomic window includes:
- the LOC106334537 gene encoding probable leucine-rich repeat receptor-like protein kinase At5g49770 isoform X2, with the protein MSSRIGAVMLLIFLFFQFFSVSALTNGFDGAALQALKAEWTKPPSSWEGGDPCGTSWVGITCISDRVVSISLGNLNVEGKLSGDIAALSELQILDLSYNTGLTGPLPPNIGETKKLKNLILVGCSFTGQIPESIGKLEQLIYLSLNLNQFSGTIPASIGRLSKLYWFDIADNQIEGTLPVSNGTSSPGLDMLLETKHFHFGKNKLSGHIPENLFSSKMTLIHVLFDGNQFTGKIPDTLSLVKTLTVLRLDRNKLTGNIPTSLNNLTSLQELYLANNEFTGTLPSLTSLTSLYTLDVSNNTLESSPIPSWISSLRSLATLRMEGIKLNGSIPNSFFSPPQLQTVILKKNQIDSTLDFGASFSNQLEFVNLQYNNIDVYKQPSSNTRIQVMLADNPVCQELGNRPSYCSAIQPNTSYSTIPPACLPCDQGREASPSCCCAHPITGTLYFGSPSFSGLFNSTSFEILQKAIADFFKKSSYPVDSVAIRNIRENATDHQLLIDLLVFPLGRESFNESGMSLVNFAFSNQTYKPPPRFGPYIFRANPYNQFSDRGGSSSSNMGIIIGAAVGAVVLLLLLTLAGVYALRQRKRADRATDQNNPFAKWNTSKSSINAPQLMGAKAFTFEELKKCTENFSEANDVGGGGYGKVYRGILPSGQLIAIKRAQQGSLQGGLEFKTEIELLSRVHHKNVVRLLGFCFDRSEQMLVYEYIPNGSLRDSLSGKSGIRLDWTRRLKIALGSGKGLAYLHELADPPIIHRDIKSNNILLDENLTAKVADFGLSKIVGDPEKTHVTTQVKGTMGYLDPEYYMTNQLTEKSDVYGFGVVMLELLTGKSPIERGKYVVREVKTKMNKTRSLYDLQELMDTTIIASSSNLKGFEKYVDLALRCVEEEGVNRPSMGEVVKEIENIMQLAGLNPNVDSASSSRTYEEAIKGSGDPYGKGSFEYSGNFPASKLEPQ; encoded by the exons ATGAGTTCAAGAATCGGTGCCGTCATGCTCCTGATCTTCCTTTTCTTCCAATTTTTTTCTGTTTCTGCTCTTACCAATGGTTTTGACG GTGCTGCATTACAAGCCCTGAAGGCTGAATGGACCAAGCCTCCTAGTAGTTGGGAAGGCGGTGATCCTTGTGGAACCAGCTGGGTTGGAATTACATGTATCAGTGACCGCGTCGTGTCAAT ATCACTAGGTAACCTTAACGTGGAAGGAAAGCTTTCGGGGGATATTGCAGCCTTGTCTGAATTGCAGATCTT GGATTTATCGTACAACACTGGATTGACTGGACCACTTCCACCAAATATTGGTGAAACTAAGAAGTTGAAGAACTT GATCCTTGTAGGATGTAGTTTCACTGGTCAAATCCCTGAGTCCATTGGAAAATTAGAACAACTTATATATCT ATCCCTAAATTTAAATCAATTCAGTGGAACAATTCCGGCTTCCATTGGACGGTTATCGAAACTATATTGGTTTGATATAGCTGACAATCAGATTGAAGGAACGCTTCCAGTTTCTAATGGGACTTCTTCACCTGGACTTGATATGCTTCTTGAAACTAAGCATTT CCATTTTGGAAAAAACAAGCTTTCGGGCCATATCCCAGAAAACCTTTTCAGTTCCAAAATGACTTTGATACATGT GCTATTCGATGGGAACCAATTCACGGGAAAAATCCCGGACACACTCAGCCTCGTTAAGACGTTGACAGTGTT ACGCCTTGATAGGAATAAACTAACTGGCAATATTCCTACAAGTCTTAATAATCTCACAAGTCTTCAAGAACT GTACTTGGCCAACAACGAATTTACTGGTACTCTTCCAAGTCTAACTAGTTTGACCAGTCTCTACACATT AGATGTGAGCAATAATACTTTAGAATCATCACCTATTCCATCATGGATCTCTTCATTACGCTCCCTGGCAACATT AAGGATGGAAGGGATCAAACTTAATGGTTCGATACCAAATTCATTTTTCAGCCCTCCTCAGTTACAGACTGT TATCCTAAAGAAAAATCAAATAGATTCAACGTTAGACTTTGGTGCCAGCTTCAGCAACCAGTTGGAGTTTGTTAATTTACAATACAACAACATAGATGTTTATAAACAACCATCTTCTAACACACGCATCCAAGTAAT GTTGGCAGATAATCCAGTGTGCCAGGAGTTGGGTAACAGGCCAAGTTACTGCTCAGCAATCCAACCAAATACCTCATATTCTACAATCCCACCTGCATGCCTTCCGTGTGATCAGGGCAGGGAAGCAAGTCCCTCGTGCTGCTGCGCGCATCCAATAACAGGAACACTCTACTTTGGTTCTCCTTCCTTCTCAGGGTTGTTCAACTCCACCAGCTTCGAAATTCTCCAGAAGGCTATAGCAGATTTCTTTAAGAAGTCGAGTTATCCAGTGGACTCTGTGGCCATAAGAAACATAAGAGAGAACGCTACCGATCATCAGCTTCTAATAGATCTCTTAGTCTTTCCATTGGGCAGAGAGAGTTTTAATGAGAGTGGAATGTCACTTGTTAATTTTGCCTTTAGCAATCAGACTTACAAACCTCCTCCTAGATTTGGCCCTTACATATTCAGAGCCAATCCTTACAACCAATTCTCTG ATAGAGGAGGTTCCAGCTCATCAAACATGGGCATTATAATCGGAGCAGCAGTTGGCGCTGTGGTTCTTCTGTTGTTGTTAACTTTAGCTGGGGTTTACGCTCTCAGGCAAAGGAAGAGAGCAGACAGAGCAACTGATCAAAACAATCCTTTTG CCAAGTGGAATACAAGTAAGAGCAGTATCAATGCTCCGCAGCTAATGGGAGCAAAAGCTTTTACTTTTGAAGAGTTGAAGAAATGTACAGAAAACTTTTCAGAGGCAAATGATGTTGGGGGTGGAGGTTATGGCAAG GTTTACAGAGGGATTCTTCCCTCTGGACAACTCATAGCCATCAAAAGGGCTCAACAAGGATCTTTGCAAGGAGGCTTGGAGTTCAAAACTGAGATTGAACTTCTTTCCAGAGTCCACCATAAGAATGTTGTCAGACTCTTGGGCTTCTGTTTCGATAGAAGTGAACAAATGCTGGTGTACGAGTACATTCCAAATGGATCTCTTAGAGACAGTCTATCAG GTAAGAGTGGGATTAGACTTGATTGGACAAGAAGGCTTAAAATAGCACTTGGTTCAGGGAAGGGTCTAGCTTATCTTCATGAGCTTGCTGATCCTCCAATTATACACAGAGACATCAAATCAAACAATATATTACTTGATGAAAATCTTACTGCTAAGGTTGCTGATTTCGGCCTCTCCAAAATTGTGGGAGACCCTGAGAAAACACATGTGACAACACAGGTGAAAGGAACTATG GGATACTTGGATCCTGAGTATTACATGACAAATCAGTTGACCGAGAAGAGTGACGTGTATGGGTTTGGTGTGGTGATGCTTGAGCTGTTAACTGGTAAAAGTCCAATAGAGAGAGGTAAATACGTGGTGAGAGAGGTGAAGACGAAGATGAATAAGACCAGAAGTTTGTATGACCTCCAAGAACTGATGGACACTACAATCATCGCAAGCAGCAGCAACCTTAAAGGGTTTGAGAAGTATGTAGATTTGGCTCTGAGATGCGTGGAGGAGGAAGGAGTGAATAGACCATCCATGGGTGAGGTTGTCAAAGAGATTGAGAACATAATGCAGCTTGCGGGTTTAAACCCGAACGTTGATTCAGCATCTTCTTCGAGAACGTACGAGGAAGCTATCAAAGGATCCGGTGATCCATATGGAAAGGGCTCGTTTGAGTACAGTGGGAATTTTCCAGCTTCAAAGCTCGAACCCCAATGA
- the LOC106334537 gene encoding probable leucine-rich repeat receptor-like protein kinase At5g49770 isoform X1, translated as MSSRIGAVMLLIFLFFQFFSVSALTNGFDGAALQALKAEWTKPPSSWEGGDPCGTSWVGITCISDRVVSMSRLVLSLGNLNVEGKLSGDIAALSELQILDLSYNTGLTGPLPPNIGETKKLKNLILVGCSFTGQIPESIGKLEQLIYLSLNLNQFSGTIPASIGRLSKLYWFDIADNQIEGTLPVSNGTSSPGLDMLLETKHFHFGKNKLSGHIPENLFSSKMTLIHVLFDGNQFTGKIPDTLSLVKTLTVLRLDRNKLTGNIPTSLNNLTSLQELYLANNEFTGTLPSLTSLTSLYTLDVSNNTLESSPIPSWISSLRSLATLRMEGIKLNGSIPNSFFSPPQLQTVILKKNQIDSTLDFGASFSNQLEFVNLQYNNIDVYKQPSSNTRIQVMLADNPVCQELGNRPSYCSAIQPNTSYSTIPPACLPCDQGREASPSCCCAHPITGTLYFGSPSFSGLFNSTSFEILQKAIADFFKKSSYPVDSVAIRNIRENATDHQLLIDLLVFPLGRESFNESGMSLVNFAFSNQTYKPPPRFGPYIFRANPYNQFSDRGGSSSSNMGIIIGAAVGAVVLLLLLTLAGVYALRQRKRADRATDQNNPFAKWNTSKSSINAPQLMGAKAFTFEELKKCTENFSEANDVGGGGYGKVYRGILPSGQLIAIKRAQQGSLQGGLEFKTEIELLSRVHHKNVVRLLGFCFDRSEQMLVYEYIPNGSLRDSLSGKSGIRLDWTRRLKIALGSGKGLAYLHELADPPIIHRDIKSNNILLDENLTAKVADFGLSKIVGDPEKTHVTTQVKGTMGYLDPEYYMTNQLTEKSDVYGFGVVMLELLTGKSPIERGKYVVREVKTKMNKTRSLYDLQELMDTTIIASSSNLKGFEKYVDLALRCVEEEGVNRPSMGEVVKEIENIMQLAGLNPNVDSASSSRTYEEAIKGSGDPYGKGSFEYSGNFPASKLEPQ; from the exons ATGAGTTCAAGAATCGGTGCCGTCATGCTCCTGATCTTCCTTTTCTTCCAATTTTTTTCTGTTTCTGCTCTTACCAATGGTTTTGACG GTGCTGCATTACAAGCCCTGAAGGCTGAATGGACCAAGCCTCCTAGTAGTTGGGAAGGCGGTGATCCTTGTGGAACCAGCTGGGTTGGAATTACATGTATCAGTGACCGCGTCGTGTCAATGTCAAGACTTGTTTT ATCACTAGGTAACCTTAACGTGGAAGGAAAGCTTTCGGGGGATATTGCAGCCTTGTCTGAATTGCAGATCTT GGATTTATCGTACAACACTGGATTGACTGGACCACTTCCACCAAATATTGGTGAAACTAAGAAGTTGAAGAACTT GATCCTTGTAGGATGTAGTTTCACTGGTCAAATCCCTGAGTCCATTGGAAAATTAGAACAACTTATATATCT ATCCCTAAATTTAAATCAATTCAGTGGAACAATTCCGGCTTCCATTGGACGGTTATCGAAACTATATTGGTTTGATATAGCTGACAATCAGATTGAAGGAACGCTTCCAGTTTCTAATGGGACTTCTTCACCTGGACTTGATATGCTTCTTGAAACTAAGCATTT CCATTTTGGAAAAAACAAGCTTTCGGGCCATATCCCAGAAAACCTTTTCAGTTCCAAAATGACTTTGATACATGT GCTATTCGATGGGAACCAATTCACGGGAAAAATCCCGGACACACTCAGCCTCGTTAAGACGTTGACAGTGTT ACGCCTTGATAGGAATAAACTAACTGGCAATATTCCTACAAGTCTTAATAATCTCACAAGTCTTCAAGAACT GTACTTGGCCAACAACGAATTTACTGGTACTCTTCCAAGTCTAACTAGTTTGACCAGTCTCTACACATT AGATGTGAGCAATAATACTTTAGAATCATCACCTATTCCATCATGGATCTCTTCATTACGCTCCCTGGCAACATT AAGGATGGAAGGGATCAAACTTAATGGTTCGATACCAAATTCATTTTTCAGCCCTCCTCAGTTACAGACTGT TATCCTAAAGAAAAATCAAATAGATTCAACGTTAGACTTTGGTGCCAGCTTCAGCAACCAGTTGGAGTTTGTTAATTTACAATACAACAACATAGATGTTTATAAACAACCATCTTCTAACACACGCATCCAAGTAAT GTTGGCAGATAATCCAGTGTGCCAGGAGTTGGGTAACAGGCCAAGTTACTGCTCAGCAATCCAACCAAATACCTCATATTCTACAATCCCACCTGCATGCCTTCCGTGTGATCAGGGCAGGGAAGCAAGTCCCTCGTGCTGCTGCGCGCATCCAATAACAGGAACACTCTACTTTGGTTCTCCTTCCTTCTCAGGGTTGTTCAACTCCACCAGCTTCGAAATTCTCCAGAAGGCTATAGCAGATTTCTTTAAGAAGTCGAGTTATCCAGTGGACTCTGTGGCCATAAGAAACATAAGAGAGAACGCTACCGATCATCAGCTTCTAATAGATCTCTTAGTCTTTCCATTGGGCAGAGAGAGTTTTAATGAGAGTGGAATGTCACTTGTTAATTTTGCCTTTAGCAATCAGACTTACAAACCTCCTCCTAGATTTGGCCCTTACATATTCAGAGCCAATCCTTACAACCAATTCTCTG ATAGAGGAGGTTCCAGCTCATCAAACATGGGCATTATAATCGGAGCAGCAGTTGGCGCTGTGGTTCTTCTGTTGTTGTTAACTTTAGCTGGGGTTTACGCTCTCAGGCAAAGGAAGAGAGCAGACAGAGCAACTGATCAAAACAATCCTTTTG CCAAGTGGAATACAAGTAAGAGCAGTATCAATGCTCCGCAGCTAATGGGAGCAAAAGCTTTTACTTTTGAAGAGTTGAAGAAATGTACAGAAAACTTTTCAGAGGCAAATGATGTTGGGGGTGGAGGTTATGGCAAG GTTTACAGAGGGATTCTTCCCTCTGGACAACTCATAGCCATCAAAAGGGCTCAACAAGGATCTTTGCAAGGAGGCTTGGAGTTCAAAACTGAGATTGAACTTCTTTCCAGAGTCCACCATAAGAATGTTGTCAGACTCTTGGGCTTCTGTTTCGATAGAAGTGAACAAATGCTGGTGTACGAGTACATTCCAAATGGATCTCTTAGAGACAGTCTATCAG GTAAGAGTGGGATTAGACTTGATTGGACAAGAAGGCTTAAAATAGCACTTGGTTCAGGGAAGGGTCTAGCTTATCTTCATGAGCTTGCTGATCCTCCAATTATACACAGAGACATCAAATCAAACAATATATTACTTGATGAAAATCTTACTGCTAAGGTTGCTGATTTCGGCCTCTCCAAAATTGTGGGAGACCCTGAGAAAACACATGTGACAACACAGGTGAAAGGAACTATG GGATACTTGGATCCTGAGTATTACATGACAAATCAGTTGACCGAGAAGAGTGACGTGTATGGGTTTGGTGTGGTGATGCTTGAGCTGTTAACTGGTAAAAGTCCAATAGAGAGAGGTAAATACGTGGTGAGAGAGGTGAAGACGAAGATGAATAAGACCAGAAGTTTGTATGACCTCCAAGAACTGATGGACACTACAATCATCGCAAGCAGCAGCAACCTTAAAGGGTTTGAGAAGTATGTAGATTTGGCTCTGAGATGCGTGGAGGAGGAAGGAGTGAATAGACCATCCATGGGTGAGGTTGTCAAAGAGATTGAGAACATAATGCAGCTTGCGGGTTTAAACCCGAACGTTGATTCAGCATCTTCTTCGAGAACGTACGAGGAAGCTATCAAAGGATCCGGTGATCCATATGGAAAGGGCTCGTTTGAGTACAGTGGGAATTTTCCAGCTTCAAAGCTCGAACCCCAATGA
- the LOC106334537 gene encoding probable leucine-rich repeat receptor-like protein kinase At5g49770 isoform X4: MSSRIGAVMLLIFLFFQFFSVSALTNGFDGAALQALKAEWTKPPSSWEGGDPCGTSWVGITCISDRVVSMSRLVLSLGNLNVEGKLSGDIAALSELQILDLSYNTGLTGPLPPNIGETKKLKNLILVGCSFTGQIPESIGKLEQLIYLLFDGNQFTGKIPDTLSLVKTLTVLRLDRNKLTGNIPTSLNNLTSLQELYLANNEFTGTLPSLTSLTSLYTLDVSNNTLESSPIPSWISSLRSLATLRMEGIKLNGSIPNSFFSPPQLQTVILKKNQIDSTLDFGASFSNQLEFVNLQYNNIDVYKQPSSNTRIQVMLADNPVCQELGNRPSYCSAIQPNTSYSTIPPACLPCDQGREASPSCCCAHPITGTLYFGSPSFSGLFNSTSFEILQKAIADFFKKSSYPVDSVAIRNIRENATDHQLLIDLLVFPLGRESFNESGMSLVNFAFSNQTYKPPPRFGPYIFRANPYNQFSDRGGSSSSNMGIIIGAAVGAVVLLLLLTLAGVYALRQRKRADRATDQNNPFAKWNTSKSSINAPQLMGAKAFTFEELKKCTENFSEANDVGGGGYGKVYRGILPSGQLIAIKRAQQGSLQGGLEFKTEIELLSRVHHKNVVRLLGFCFDRSEQMLVYEYIPNGSLRDSLSGKSGIRLDWTRRLKIALGSGKGLAYLHELADPPIIHRDIKSNNILLDENLTAKVADFGLSKIVGDPEKTHVTTQVKGTMGYLDPEYYMTNQLTEKSDVYGFGVVMLELLTGKSPIERGKYVVREVKTKMNKTRSLYDLQELMDTTIIASSSNLKGFEKYVDLALRCVEEEGVNRPSMGEVVKEIENIMQLAGLNPNVDSASSSRTYEEAIKGSGDPYGKGSFEYSGNFPASKLEPQ; the protein is encoded by the exons ATGAGTTCAAGAATCGGTGCCGTCATGCTCCTGATCTTCCTTTTCTTCCAATTTTTTTCTGTTTCTGCTCTTACCAATGGTTTTGACG GTGCTGCATTACAAGCCCTGAAGGCTGAATGGACCAAGCCTCCTAGTAGTTGGGAAGGCGGTGATCCTTGTGGAACCAGCTGGGTTGGAATTACATGTATCAGTGACCGCGTCGTGTCAATGTCAAGACTTGTTTT ATCACTAGGTAACCTTAACGTGGAAGGAAAGCTTTCGGGGGATATTGCAGCCTTGTCTGAATTGCAGATCTT GGATTTATCGTACAACACTGGATTGACTGGACCACTTCCACCAAATATTGGTGAAACTAAGAAGTTGAAGAACTT GATCCTTGTAGGATGTAGTTTCACTGGTCAAATCCCTGAGTCCATTGGAAAATTAGAACAACTTATATATCT GCTATTCGATGGGAACCAATTCACGGGAAAAATCCCGGACACACTCAGCCTCGTTAAGACGTTGACAGTGTT ACGCCTTGATAGGAATAAACTAACTGGCAATATTCCTACAAGTCTTAATAATCTCACAAGTCTTCAAGAACT GTACTTGGCCAACAACGAATTTACTGGTACTCTTCCAAGTCTAACTAGTTTGACCAGTCTCTACACATT AGATGTGAGCAATAATACTTTAGAATCATCACCTATTCCATCATGGATCTCTTCATTACGCTCCCTGGCAACATT AAGGATGGAAGGGATCAAACTTAATGGTTCGATACCAAATTCATTTTTCAGCCCTCCTCAGTTACAGACTGT TATCCTAAAGAAAAATCAAATAGATTCAACGTTAGACTTTGGTGCCAGCTTCAGCAACCAGTTGGAGTTTGTTAATTTACAATACAACAACATAGATGTTTATAAACAACCATCTTCTAACACACGCATCCAAGTAAT GTTGGCAGATAATCCAGTGTGCCAGGAGTTGGGTAACAGGCCAAGTTACTGCTCAGCAATCCAACCAAATACCTCATATTCTACAATCCCACCTGCATGCCTTCCGTGTGATCAGGGCAGGGAAGCAAGTCCCTCGTGCTGCTGCGCGCATCCAATAACAGGAACACTCTACTTTGGTTCTCCTTCCTTCTCAGGGTTGTTCAACTCCACCAGCTTCGAAATTCTCCAGAAGGCTATAGCAGATTTCTTTAAGAAGTCGAGTTATCCAGTGGACTCTGTGGCCATAAGAAACATAAGAGAGAACGCTACCGATCATCAGCTTCTAATAGATCTCTTAGTCTTTCCATTGGGCAGAGAGAGTTTTAATGAGAGTGGAATGTCACTTGTTAATTTTGCCTTTAGCAATCAGACTTACAAACCTCCTCCTAGATTTGGCCCTTACATATTCAGAGCCAATCCTTACAACCAATTCTCTG ATAGAGGAGGTTCCAGCTCATCAAACATGGGCATTATAATCGGAGCAGCAGTTGGCGCTGTGGTTCTTCTGTTGTTGTTAACTTTAGCTGGGGTTTACGCTCTCAGGCAAAGGAAGAGAGCAGACAGAGCAACTGATCAAAACAATCCTTTTG CCAAGTGGAATACAAGTAAGAGCAGTATCAATGCTCCGCAGCTAATGGGAGCAAAAGCTTTTACTTTTGAAGAGTTGAAGAAATGTACAGAAAACTTTTCAGAGGCAAATGATGTTGGGGGTGGAGGTTATGGCAAG GTTTACAGAGGGATTCTTCCCTCTGGACAACTCATAGCCATCAAAAGGGCTCAACAAGGATCTTTGCAAGGAGGCTTGGAGTTCAAAACTGAGATTGAACTTCTTTCCAGAGTCCACCATAAGAATGTTGTCAGACTCTTGGGCTTCTGTTTCGATAGAAGTGAACAAATGCTGGTGTACGAGTACATTCCAAATGGATCTCTTAGAGACAGTCTATCAG GTAAGAGTGGGATTAGACTTGATTGGACAAGAAGGCTTAAAATAGCACTTGGTTCAGGGAAGGGTCTAGCTTATCTTCATGAGCTTGCTGATCCTCCAATTATACACAGAGACATCAAATCAAACAATATATTACTTGATGAAAATCTTACTGCTAAGGTTGCTGATTTCGGCCTCTCCAAAATTGTGGGAGACCCTGAGAAAACACATGTGACAACACAGGTGAAAGGAACTATG GGATACTTGGATCCTGAGTATTACATGACAAATCAGTTGACCGAGAAGAGTGACGTGTATGGGTTTGGTGTGGTGATGCTTGAGCTGTTAACTGGTAAAAGTCCAATAGAGAGAGGTAAATACGTGGTGAGAGAGGTGAAGACGAAGATGAATAAGACCAGAAGTTTGTATGACCTCCAAGAACTGATGGACACTACAATCATCGCAAGCAGCAGCAACCTTAAAGGGTTTGAGAAGTATGTAGATTTGGCTCTGAGATGCGTGGAGGAGGAAGGAGTGAATAGACCATCCATGGGTGAGGTTGTCAAAGAGATTGAGAACATAATGCAGCTTGCGGGTTTAAACCCGAACGTTGATTCAGCATCTTCTTCGAGAACGTACGAGGAAGCTATCAAAGGATCCGGTGATCCATATGGAAAGGGCTCGTTTGAGTACAGTGGGAATTTTCCAGCTTCAAAGCTCGAACCCCAATGA